A region of Oryzias latipes chromosome 18, ASM223467v1 DNA encodes the following proteins:
- the LOC111949280 gene encoding uncharacterized protein LOC111949280 isoform X2, with the protein MLTRSANIAQNALRSYQNALRLTHNTLRVTHNTLRSMDPKMAHGGAKKMTYKWTDEDVDKLIRLRMEKESLFSGKRFASAAGWEAICGPVGADRKPEIWPRRRIPLCSSCWFLALSCCGSTVGSNQSPSLMHILCRMALQAMILTANFDLTSNAPRNMALHLVFIIPKALSTTERALAWCRLYRASTAFLRGSL; encoded by the exons atgctcactcgatcggcgaatattgcccagaatgcactgcgttcataccagaatgcattgcgtctgaccCACAATACACTGCGTGTGACCCACAATACATTGCGTTCGATGGATCCGAAAATGGCGCACGGTGGCGCGAAGAAAATGACTTATAAAT ggacagacgaggatgtGGATAAATTGATCCGCCTGCGGATGGAGAAGGAGAGCCTGTTTTCAGGCAAAAGATTCGCTTCAGCTGCCGGATGGGA AGCCATTTGTGGCCCAGTTGGAGCTGACAGGAAACCAGAGATTTGGCCTCGCAGACGGATTCCACTCTGCtcgtcctgctggttcctggcgttgtcctgctgtggctcaactGTGGGCTCCAACCAGTCCCCTTCACTGATGCACATATTGTGCAGGATGGcgctgcaggcaatgattttgaCGGCAAATTTTGATTTAACTTCCAACGCCCCCAGAAATATGGCTCTCCACCTCGTCTTCATCATTCCAAAGGCTCTTTCCACCACAGAGCGTGCCTTGGCGTGGTGCCGGTTGTATCGGGCCTCAACTGCATTTCTTaggggttccctgtag
- the LOC111949280 gene encoding uncharacterized protein LOC111949280 isoform X1, whose amino-acid sequence MLTRSANIAQNALRSYQNALRLTHNTLRVTHNTLRSMDPKMAHGGAKKMTYKWTDEDVDKLIRLRMEKESLFSGKRFASAAGWEAVIQELGLTEFISPARAAKKWENLKKTYKELLRPPTGSGTEAGEASAASWKWFSLMHEAIGNRASVRPPCLIASCWENPSTSSGASSASVQQQQEQAGEDEEEERRPPPAKRPRRGSLFQILEKAESREEERAAREEERARRDEERARREEERQERLLLILEKIVEKI is encoded by the exons atgctcactcgatcggcgaatattgcccagaatgcactgcgttcataccagaatgcattgcgtctgaccCACAATACACTGCGTGTGACCCACAATACATTGCGTTCGATGGATCCGAAAATGGCGCACGGTGGCGCGAAGAAAATGACTTATAAAT ggacagacgaggatgtGGATAAATTGATCCGCCTGCGGATGGAGAAGGAGAGCCTGTTTTCAGGCAAAAGATTCGCTTCAGCTGCCGGATGGGA AGCAGTGATACAGGAATTGGGGCTGACAGAATTTATTAGTCCAGCcagagctgcaaaaaaatgGGAGAACCTAAAGAAAACATACAAG GAACTTTTAAGGCCTCCCACCGGCAGTGGCACTGAGGCAGGGGAAGCTTCAGCAGCATCATGGAAGTGGTTCTCCTTGATGCATGAGGCAATAGGCAACAGGGCATCTGTTAGGCCTCCATGCCTCATTGCCTCATGCTGGGAGAACCCTTCCACATCCTCTGGGGCATCCTCTGCCTCAGTCCAACAACAGCAGGAGCAGGCAggggaagatgaggaggaggagcggcgGCCGCCGCCAGCTAAGAGGCCACGGCGGGGCAGCCTTTTCCAAATTTTAGAAAAggcagagagcagagaggaggaaagagccgcaagagaggaggaaagggcCAGAAGAGATGAGGAAAGGGCCAGAAGAGAGGAAGAGAGACAAGAAAGACTCTTACTTATTCTAGAAAAGATTGTAGAAaaaatttaa